In Sphingobium sp. B2D3C, a genomic segment contains:
- a CDS encoding HlyD family secretion protein, protein MSDTSAEHPRPSNRTDRLEDPVEVPNDTTPVASAPKRGWAPPQAGRRVTLLAVLFIVVGILIVLYAWGLPPFSSDVQTTDNAYVRGQTTVIAPQVNGYVVEVQVQDYEQVRKGQVLARIDDRIYRQRVAQAQAQLAMQRANLSNSSQSEASSQAQLAGQAASVANAKAQLARAQADMRRVNDLVSQGSVSLRERDQTLAALRQAEAAVLQAQAQQQVASEQVRTVTVGRGGLRANVDAAQAALRLAEIDLANTIIRAPQDGRLGEVGVRLGQYVTAGSQLTFLVPPFVWVAANFKEAQTAHMAPGQSVRLRVDALDGAVIHGRVERLAPAAGNEFQVIRSDNATGNFVKVPQRITVRIAPDAKDPLYARLRPGMSVQARVDTAGHR, encoded by the coding sequence ATGAGTGACACCTCCGCCGAACATCCGCGCCCATCGAACCGGACCGACCGTCTGGAAGATCCGGTGGAAGTGCCCAATGATACCACCCCCGTGGCCAGCGCGCCGAAGCGCGGCTGGGCGCCCCCGCAAGCCGGCCGAAGGGTGACGCTGCTGGCCGTCCTGTTCATCGTCGTCGGCATTCTCATCGTGCTTTACGCCTGGGGCCTGCCGCCCTTCTCGTCGGATGTTCAGACGACGGACAATGCCTATGTGCGCGGCCAGACCACGGTCATTGCGCCACAGGTGAACGGCTATGTCGTGGAGGTGCAGGTTCAGGATTATGAGCAGGTCCGCAAGGGGCAGGTCCTCGCGCGGATCGACGACCGGATCTATCGCCAGAGAGTGGCGCAGGCGCAGGCCCAACTCGCCATGCAGCGCGCCAACCTTTCCAACAGCAGCCAGAGCGAAGCGTCCAGCCAGGCTCAGCTTGCGGGGCAAGCCGCCAGCGTGGCCAACGCCAAGGCGCAACTGGCGCGCGCGCAGGCCGACATGCGCCGGGTGAACGATCTCGTCAGCCAGGGGTCGGTCTCCCTGCGCGAGCGGGACCAGACTCTGGCGGCGTTGCGGCAGGCAGAAGCCGCCGTGCTGCAGGCGCAGGCGCAGCAGCAGGTGGCGAGCGAGCAGGTCCGCACGGTGACGGTCGGGCGCGGTGGCCTGCGCGCCAATGTCGATGCGGCGCAAGCGGCGCTGCGCCTCGCGGAGATCGATCTCGCCAACACGATCATTCGCGCCCCGCAGGATGGGCGGCTGGGCGAGGTGGGCGTGCGGCTGGGGCAATATGTCACGGCCGGCTCGCAGCTGACATTCCTCGTGCCGCCCTTCGTCTGGGTGGCTGCGAACTTCAAGGAAGCGCAGACGGCCCATATGGCGCCGGGCCAGAGCGTGCGGCTGCGGGTCGATGCGCTCGACGGGGCCGTGATCCACGGCCGGGTCGAGCGGCTGGCGCCCGCCGCCGGCAATGAGTTTCAGGTCATCCGATCCGACAATGCGACCGGCAATTTCGTGAAGGTGCCCCAGCGGATCACGGTGCGGATCGCGCCGGATGCCAAGGACCCGCTCTATGCACGGCTGAGGCCGGGCATGTCCGTCCAGGCCAGGGTCGATACGGCAGGGCACAGGTGA